Proteins encoded in a region of the Zea mays cultivar B73 chromosome 2, Zm-B73-REFERENCE-NAM-5.0, whole genome shotgun sequence genome:
- the LOC103646891 gene encoding cytochrome P450 93G1: protein MKEQQPRPRPSIMFVLSSLAKNNPEAVLALIAVVTVVALRHLISSWRQQAPLPPSPTSLPVIGHLHLLRPPVHRTFQELASRIGPLMHIRLGSTHCVVASSPEVASELIRGHEGSISERPLTAVARQFAYDSAGFAFAPYNTHWRFMKRLCMSELLGPRTVEQLRPIRRAGTVSLLGDLLASSARGETVDLTRHLIRLSNTSIIRMVASTVPGSVTDEAQKVVKDVAELVGAFNVDDYIAVVRGWDLQGLRRRAADVHRRFDALLEDILRHKEEARAARRLDQDDGQGISSKQDKKQATHSKDLLDILMDKAEDQAAEVKLTRENIKAFIIDVVTAGSDTSAAMVEWMLAELMNHQETLRKVVEEIDAVVGGDRIASEADLPRLPYLMAAYKETLRLHPAAPIAHRQSSEEMVVRGFTVPPQTAVFINVWAIGRDPAYWEEPLAFRPERFMPGGAAESLEPRGQHFQYMPFGSGRRGCPGMGLALQSVPAVLAALVQCFHWATVDGDGGVNKIDMSESDGLVCARKKPLLLRPTPRLTPFPAVV, encoded by the exons ATGAAAGAGCAGCAGCCCCGCCCCCGCCCAAGCATCATGTTCGTCCTGTCGTCGCTCGCCAAGAATAACCCAGAGGCCGTGCTGGCGCTCATCGCGGTGGTCACCGTCGTCGCCCTGCGCCACTTGATCTCCTCATGGCGGCAACAGGCCCCGCTGCCCCCGTCACCGACGAGCCTCCCAGTGATCGGGCACCTGCACCTGCTCCGACCGCCGGTGCACCGCACCTTCCAGGAGCTGGCGTCCCGGATCGGTCCGCTGATGCACATCCGCCTCGGCTCCACGCACTGCGTGGTGGCCAGCAGCCCGGAGGTGGCCAGCGAGCTCATCCGCGGCCACGAGGGCAGCATCTCGGAGCGGCCGCTCACGGCGGTGGCCCGCCAGTTCGCGTACGACTCGGCCGGCTTCGCCTTCGCGCCCTACAACACGCACTGGCGCTTCATGAAGCGCCTCTGCATGTCGGAGCTGCTCGGCCCGCGCACCGTGGAGCAGCTGCGCCCCATCCGCCGCGCCGGCACCGTGTCCCTGCTCGGCGACCTGCTGGCGTCGTCGGCGCGCGGGGAGACGGTGGATCTCACCCGCCATCTCATCCGCCTCTCCAACACCTCCATCATCCGGATGGTGGCCAGCACCGTGCCCGGCAGCGTCACCGACGAGGCGCAGAAGGTGGTCAAGGACGTGGCCGAGCTCGTGGGCGCCTTCAACGTCGACGACTACATCGCCGTGGTCCGTGGCTGGGATCTCCAGGGCCTCCGCAGGAGAGCCGCTGACGTCCACCGCCGCTTCGACGCGCTGCTGGAGGACATCCTGAGGCACAAGGAGGAGGCGAGGGCGGCGCGAAGGCTCGACCAAGACGATGGACAAGGAATAAGCAGCAAGCAGGACAAAAAGCAGGCCACGCACAGCAAGGACCTGCTCGATATCCTCATGGACAAGGCGGAGGACCAGGCGGCGGAGGTCAAGCTCACCCGGGAAAACATCAAGGCCTTCATCATC GACGTGGTGACTGCTGGTTCAGACACGTCGGCCGCCATGGTAGAGTGGATGCTGGCGGAGCTGATGAACCACCAGGAGACGCTGCGCAAGGTGGTGGAAGAGATCGACGCGGTGGTCGGCGGCGACAGGATCGCCAGCGAGGCGGACTTGCCGCGGCTGCCGTACCTGATGGCTGCGTACAAGGAGACGCTGCGTCTGCACCCAGCGGCGCCCATCGCGCACCGACAGTCGTCGGAGGAGATGGTGGTGCGCGGCTTCACGGTGCCGCCGCAGACGGCGGTGTTCATCAACGTGTGGGCCATCGGGCGCGACCCGGCGTACTGGGAGGAACCCCTAGCGTTCCGGCCGGAGCGATTCATGCCCGGCGGCGCCGCCGAGAGCCTGGAACCCCGCGGGCAGCACTTCCAGTACATGCCATTCGGCAGCGGCCGCCGGGGATGCCCCGGCATGGGCCTGGCGCTGCAGTCCGTGCCGGCCGTGCTGGCGGCGCTCGTGCAGTGCTTCCACTGGGCCACCGTCGACGGCGACGGGGGGGTGAACAAGATCGACATGTCGGAGTCGGACGGGCTGGTGTGCGCTCGCAAGAAGCCGCTTCTGCTCCGCCCCACACCTCGCCTGACCCCCTTCCCGGCCGTCGTCTAG